Proteins encoded within one genomic window of Gracilimonas sp.:
- the mnmE gene encoding tRNA uridine-5-carboxymethylaminomethyl(34) synthesis GTPase MnmE, translating into MTEITQKPPIAAIATPVGEGGIAVIRVSGDNAIAKVNEAFKGKDLTTQDSHTVHFGKIMNKQGFPVDEVLVTLFHSPRSYTGEETVEISCHGGVLVTQSVLETILALGVKSAEPGEFTQRAFLNGKLDLDQAEAVADLIHAKSSKAVDAAHQQLEGRLGEHIKKFRQQIIDATAMVELELDFIEEDVEFANKEQLQKLLEDLDSEITGLLETYETGRLVKDGVKTVLIGRPNAGKSTLLNTLVGSDRAIVTEIAGTTRDTIDADWSYDGLLFKLIDTAGLRETEDVIEAEGVKRSQKAFEQADLVVYLKDLSHPFSEEERREIGEFQSRAKDTPFILIGTKADIESDTEWRTEFDLKISALEGEKIKELKQLLKDRALENKHYDASSLLVTSTRHRDALQKTKEHVQSALNALAQGMTGDFLSIDLRAALKELGTITGEITNEDVLDSIFSRFCIGK; encoded by the coding sequence ATGACAGAAATCACACAAAAACCACCCATCGCCGCCATTGCCACTCCTGTTGGGGAGGGCGGTATTGCCGTCATCCGTGTTTCAGGGGATAATGCTATCGCAAAAGTAAATGAAGCGTTCAAAGGCAAGGACCTCACCACTCAGGATTCCCATACGGTACACTTTGGAAAGATCATGAATAAGCAGGGCTTTCCGGTGGATGAAGTCTTGGTTACGCTTTTTCATTCCCCCAGATCTTATACTGGAGAAGAGACGGTGGAAATTTCATGTCACGGCGGGGTTTTGGTTACGCAATCGGTACTGGAAACTATTTTGGCGCTTGGAGTGAAATCAGCTGAGCCCGGAGAATTTACGCAGCGGGCATTTTTAAATGGAAAACTGGATTTGGATCAGGCCGAAGCGGTGGCCGATCTCATTCACGCCAAAAGCTCCAAAGCAGTCGATGCCGCCCATCAGCAGCTGGAAGGCCGGCTGGGAGAACACATTAAGAAATTCCGGCAACAGATCATTGATGCCACGGCCATGGTTGAGCTGGAGCTGGATTTCATTGAAGAAGACGTTGAATTCGCCAACAAAGAACAGCTGCAAAAGTTACTGGAGGATCTGGATTCCGAAATTACCGGCTTACTGGAAACCTATGAAACCGGCCGTTTGGTTAAAGACGGAGTAAAGACCGTTTTAATTGGACGTCCCAATGCAGGTAAATCCACCTTACTGAATACATTGGTGGGAAGCGACCGCGCCATTGTCACCGAAATTGCCGGAACCACCCGCGATACCATTGATGCGGACTGGAGTTATGACGGATTACTCTTTAAACTCATCGACACGGCCGGACTCCGGGAAACGGAAGATGTAATCGAGGCCGAAGGGGTGAAACGTTCCCAAAAAGCCTTTGAACAAGCCGACCTGGTAGTTTATCTAAAAGATTTGTCGCATCCGTTCAGTGAAGAAGAACGCAGGGAGATCGGGGAATTTCAGTCGCGGGCCAAAGATACTCCTTTTATCTTGATTGGCACCAAAGCTGATATCGAGTCTGATACAGAATGGCGTACAGAATTTGATCTCAAAATTTCCGCCCTCGAAGGTGAAAAAATCAAAGAGCTGAAACAGTTGCTCAAAGACCGCGCGCTGGAAAATAAACACTATGATGCATCCAGCCTGCTCGTCACCTCCACCCGTCATCGCGATGCCCTCCAAAAAACCAAAGAACATGTACAATCGGCACTCAACGCATTGGCTCAGGGTATGACCGGCGACTTTCTTTCTATTGACCTTCGGGCTGCTTTAAAAGAACTTGGAACCATTACCGGCGAGATTACCAATGAAGATGTACTAGACTCGATTTTCTCGCGGTTTTGTATCGGTAAGTAA
- a CDS encoding transporter produces MKKILYLILCSFFVATAIQAQSFSPDRPGIGNGSFITPEGMLGLEAGFQFSNSDFNEQYDAGQLVLRYGINEKLELRALMGSYTSVDQELIGGSRSYSGFQDMGVGVKYNLLSGPDKPSISALAELSLPVGSDEFTSDEFVPSLGLLADHALNENMSISSNLGYSFSVGNVDDSWLFTLTPGFAISDNTAGYLGYAGMYYGGFEQHWVEGGLTFGLNSGAQLDVNFGYDTENEITFLGAGFAKGF; encoded by the coding sequence ATGAAAAAGATATTATATCTGATATTATGTTCCTTTTTTGTCGCTACTGCAATTCAGGCTCAAAGCTTTTCACCGGACCGCCCGGGAATTGGGAATGGTTCGTTTATAACGCCGGAAGGTATGCTTGGTCTGGAAGCCGGTTTTCAATTCAGCAATTCAGATTTTAACGAACAGTATGATGCCGGGCAATTGGTGCTTAGATACGGTATAAATGAGAAGCTTGAGTTAAGAGCTTTGATGGGTTCCTACACTTCGGTTGATCAAGAATTAATCGGAGGAAGCCGATCCTATTCGGGTTTTCAGGACATGGGTGTTGGAGTTAAATACAATCTGCTTTCCGGTCCTGACAAACCAAGTATTTCAGCTTTGGCAGAATTGAGTCTGCCGGTTGGTTCCGATGAATTCACAAGTGATGAATTTGTGCCGTCGTTAGGTTTGCTTGCCGATCACGCTTTAAATGAAAACATGAGCATTTCTTCAAATCTTGGATACAGTTTTAGTGTCGGTAATGTTGATGACAGCTGGTTGTTTACCCTTACTCCGGGTTTTGCGATATCTGATAATACGGCCGGATACCTGGGGTATGCAGGAATGTATTACGGTGGCTTTGAACAGCACTGGGTAGAAGGCGGACTTACGTTCGGCTTGAACAGCGGTGCTCAGCTTGATGTCAATTTTGGTTACGATACAGAAAACGAGATCACTTTTCTGGGAGCAGGATTTGCCAAAGGATTTTGA
- the glpK gene encoding glycerol kinase GlpK has translation MEKYILALDQGTTSSRAIIFNRKGEIKSVAQKEFRQIFPKSGWVEHDPDEIWFTQAGVAAEAIEKMGLNATNIEAIGITNQRETTIVWNRETGEPVYNAIVWQDRRTAEFCNQIKAAGHTDMIQDKTGLIIDAYFSGSKIKWILDHVEGAREKAKAGKLAFGTIDSWLVWKLTEGNIHITDATNASRTMLYNIKTQEWDDELLELFDVPKNMLPEVRQSSEVYGETSAAISDSKIPIAGIAGDQQAALFGQMCIHKAMVKNTYGTGCFMLMNIGDEFIKSENNLLTTIAWKINGKIQYAFEGSVFIAGAVVQWLRDGLELIDSSSEVESLATKVDDTDGVYFVPAFAGLGAPYWNQDARGIIVGLSRGTNKSHIARAALESMAFQTMDVLKAMEADAGMEIKELRVDGGATANDFLMQFQSDLLQSKVIRPKTVETTALGAAYLAGLATGYWESTEEIQKLWSMEKEFTPQRNAEEVSKMMSEWKQAVKTAQYWTEIKPA, from the coding sequence ATGGAAAAATACATTTTAGCCTTAGATCAGGGAACTACCAGTTCCCGTGCCATCATATTTAACAGGAAAGGAGAAATAAAATCGGTAGCTCAAAAGGAATTCAGGCAAATATTTCCAAAATCGGGATGGGTTGAACATGATCCTGACGAGATATGGTTCACTCAGGCCGGGGTGGCAGCGGAAGCTATCGAAAAAATGGGGTTAAATGCGACGAACATTGAAGCCATCGGCATTACCAATCAGCGGGAAACCACCATTGTCTGGAATCGGGAAACCGGTGAGCCTGTTTACAATGCGATTGTCTGGCAGGATCGCAGAACGGCTGAATTTTGCAACCAAATAAAAGCTGCCGGCCATACGGATATGATTCAGGATAAAACCGGGCTGATCATCGATGCTTACTTTTCAGGCTCCAAGATCAAATGGATTCTGGATCATGTGGAAGGAGCTCGCGAAAAAGCGAAAGCCGGAAAGCTGGCCTTTGGAACGATTGACAGCTGGCTGGTTTGGAAACTCACGGAAGGAAATATTCACATTACCGATGCAACCAATGCTAGCCGAACTATGCTGTATAATATCAAAACACAGGAATGGGATGATGAGCTGCTTGAGTTGTTTGACGTTCCCAAAAACATGTTGCCCGAAGTGAGGCAATCGAGTGAGGTATATGGGGAGACTTCCGCAGCCATTTCTGATTCAAAAATACCAATCGCCGGAATTGCTGGGGACCAGCAGGCAGCCTTGTTTGGGCAAATGTGCATCCACAAAGCGATGGTTAAAAATACCTATGGAACCGGCTGCTTTATGCTGATGAATATCGGAGATGAGTTTATTAAGTCCGAAAATAACCTCCTCACTACTATTGCATGGAAAATTAACGGAAAGATTCAGTATGCCTTTGAAGGTAGTGTGTTTATAGCCGGCGCGGTAGTACAGTGGCTGCGTGATGGCCTTGAGCTGATTGATTCTTCGTCGGAAGTAGAGTCGCTTGCAACAAAAGTGGATGACACCGACGGAGTTTATTTTGTGCCCGCATTCGCCGGATTGGGAGCCCCATACTGGAATCAGGATGCCCGCGGAATCATTGTCGGGCTGTCTAGGGGAACCAATAAATCACATATTGCCCGGGCCGCCCTGGAGTCTATGGCGTTCCAAACCATGGATGTCTTGAAAGCGATGGAGGCGGATGCCGGAATGGAAATTAAGGAACTCAGGGTAGACGGAGGGGCAACGGCCAATGATTTTTTGATGCAGTTCCAGTCTGATTTACTTCAAAGTAAAGTGATTCGTCCCAAAACGGTGGAAACGACGGCTTTAGGTGCCGCCTATCTGGCCGGTTTGGCAACAGGGTACTGGGAATCGACGGAAGAAATACAAAAGCTTTGGAGCATGGAGAAAGAATTTACCCCTCAGCGAAATGCTGAAGAAGTTAGTAAGATGATGAGCGAATGGAAACAAGCCGTTAAAACAGCTCAATACTGGACAGAAATTAAGCCTGCTTAA
- the hutH gene encoding histidine ammonia-lyase → MKKIKISSLYRDIEESISQLKKDPAPVLKSRAVVDEALTKNEAFYGINTGFGILASKRIGEDQLKQLQRNLILSHAVGTGDLISKDISRLMLQLKIHALGLGYSGISKETFDRLIYFSDHDLIPAVPEKGSVGASGDLAPLAHMSLPLLGFGSFWNEEGTDIIPADQLLKRHNLEPIDLQPKDGLSLINGTQLMSAYGAFVLEKALNLQKVADLLGAMSLEALQGSIKPFDRRIHEIRPHSGQQVVAGNVRKLLEESEILESHRNCGKVQDPYSLRCIPQVHGASRDAIAHCVSTVETEINSVTDNPLVFPDGDIISGGNFHGQPLALVLDYAAIALAEIASISERRTYLMLEGHDGLPELLMEETGINSGFMIPQYTAAALVSENKVFCHPASVDSIPTSLGQEDHVSMGSIGALKLLNVFKNVEQVLAIELFTAAQALDFRKPLKPGKGVDLAHKYIREHIPHAREDHYFRDEINTAVTLLSNAELFEPLELK, encoded by the coding sequence ATGAAAAAAATTAAGATCAGCAGTTTGTACCGTGATATCGAAGAGTCAATATCACAACTAAAAAAAGATCCGGCACCGGTTTTAAAGTCAAGAGCAGTGGTGGATGAGGCGCTCACCAAAAATGAAGCCTTTTACGGAATCAATACGGGTTTTGGCATTTTAGCCAGCAAACGCATTGGTGAAGATCAGCTTAAGCAACTGCAGCGAAATTTGATTTTATCACACGCCGTGGGAACAGGTGATTTAATCAGTAAAGATATTTCACGGCTCATGCTGCAGCTTAAAATACATGCGCTGGGTTTGGGTTATTCAGGGATTTCCAAAGAGACTTTTGATCGGCTAATCTATTTTTCAGATCACGATTTGATCCCGGCAGTTCCCGAAAAGGGAAGTGTAGGCGCCTCGGGTGATTTAGCTCCACTGGCACATATGTCGTTACCGCTTCTTGGGTTTGGCTCATTTTGGAATGAAGAAGGAACCGATATTATTCCGGCTGACCAGCTCCTCAAAAGACACAATCTGGAACCCATTGACCTTCAGCCCAAAGACGGCCTGTCGCTGATAAACGGCACACAGCTGATGAGTGCGTATGGGGCATTTGTACTTGAAAAAGCACTTAACTTACAGAAGGTAGCTGATCTTTTAGGAGCAATGAGTCTGGAAGCTTTGCAAGGCAGTATCAAACCATTTGACAGGCGAATACATGAAATCAGACCGCATTCGGGACAGCAAGTGGTAGCCGGGAATGTCCGAAAGTTACTTGAGGAAAGCGAGATCCTGGAATCGCACCGAAATTGCGGTAAGGTCCAGGACCCGTATTCATTACGGTGCATTCCCCAGGTACATGGCGCCAGCCGGGATGCTATTGCGCATTGTGTTTCTACCGTAGAAACTGAAATTAATTCAGTGACGGATAACCCGCTGGTTTTCCCGGATGGAGATATCATAAGCGGGGGTAATTTCCATGGCCAGCCATTGGCATTGGTTTTAGATTATGCGGCCATAGCATTGGCAGAAATAGCGAGTATTTCAGAACGGCGTACTTATTTAATGCTTGAAGGGCACGACGGGTTGCCTGAATTGCTTATGGAAGAGACCGGGATTAATTCCGGGTTTATGATTCCACAGTACACCGCAGCGGCCTTGGTTTCGGAGAATAAAGTATTTTGCCATCCCGCATCAGTTGATTCTATCCCAACCAGCCTGGGACAGGAAGATCATGTGAGTATGGGAAGTATAGGGGCCTTAAAGCTGCTGAATGTGTTCAAAAATGTGGAGCAGGTGTTGGCTATCGAACTATTTACGGCTGCACAAGCTTTGGATTTTAGAAAGCCGTTAAAGCCTGGGAAAGGAGTGGATTTAGCGCACAAGTATATAAGGGAACACATCCCTCATGCCCGGGAAGATCATTATTTCAGGGATGAAATTAACACAGCGGTTACATTGCTTTCGAATGCTGAACTTTTCGAACCTCTTGAACTCAAGTAA
- a CDS encoding TonB-dependent receptor plug domain-containing protein has translation MSIQKSYTFLKTGLLSISLLLIFFTSACTSTANVNDKNGTNVTEQSAENGNDYENLDLTNRLRRMSGVTVRGSGENAFIAVRGREGGSLSSNRTPLFVINGQAINSSYSQIYHMVHSFDIKSVQVLTSAEAARYGNQALNGVIVITTK, from the coding sequence ATGAGCATTCAAAAATCTTATACGTTTCTCAAAACAGGACTACTTAGTATAAGTTTGCTCCTAATCTTTTTTACCTCAGCGTGCACTTCTACTGCAAACGTAAACGATAAGAATGGGACCAATGTAACGGAACAATCAGCTGAAAATGGCAACGATTACGAAAATTTAGATTTAACAAATCGCCTTAGAAGAATGTCGGGAGTAACGGTCCGAGGAAGTGGTGAAAATGCTTTCATAGCTGTACGAGGAAGAGAGGGAGGGTCTTTAAGCAGCAATAGAACTCCATTATTTGTCATTAATGGACAAGCTATAAATTCTAGTTACAGCCAAATTTATCACATGGTTCATTCCTTCGACATTAAAAGTGTACAGGTATTAACTTCAGCAGAAGCTGCGAGATATGGAAACCAGGCATTGAATGGAGTTATCGTAATAACTACCAAATGA
- a CDS encoding peptide MFS transporter, translating into MANDTKDTSTSFMGHPRGLATLFFTEMWERFSYYGMRAILVLFMVDAINTGGLGLDDKTATAIYGLYTMFVYLLALPGGWLADKFMGLRNAIWYGGIIIAAGHFSMAIPTDQTFYLGLVLIVIGTGFLKPNISSIVGGLYSDDEPARRDAGFSIFYMGINIGAFIAPLATGWLGESINWHYGFGLAGVGMVLGLIQYKLTENYLGDIGLHPEQLDDPVKQANRHSRIKNALWGIGAALTILVGLVMGGVITIDPVAIADASGIVIFGLVIAYFVYVFVAEELTKDQQKKIGVIALLFIFSAIFWSGFEQAGSSLNLFAERYTDRLMFGWEMPASWLQSVNAFFIITLAPVFGWLWVWLAKRTLEPSTPVKFALGLIFLGIGFLVMMVASYYVVDGNQVLPTWLIMTYLFHTIGELCLSPVGLSAVTKLAPKKLVGQMMGIWFMSIAFGNLIAGRVAGQFNQEDIAADPALLPDLFWIIVITTVGGGLVMLLLSKPIRKLMGNVR; encoded by the coding sequence ATGGCAAACGATACAAAAGACACCAGCACTTCTTTCATGGGGCACCCAAGGGGTTTAGCCACATTATTTTTTACTGAAATGTGGGAAAGGTTTAGTTACTATGGAATGCGTGCCATCCTTGTTCTTTTTATGGTAGATGCCATCAACACCGGCGGACTTGGATTAGATGACAAAACCGCCACGGCAATATATGGGCTTTACACCATGTTTGTATACTTGCTGGCACTTCCCGGAGGATGGCTGGCTGATAAATTTATGGGCCTCCGTAATGCTATATGGTACGGTGGTATCATCATTGCAGCCGGGCATTTTTCAATGGCTATTCCTACCGACCAAACCTTTTACCTGGGTCTTGTACTTATTGTGATAGGAACCGGATTTCTTAAACCAAACATCAGTAGTATCGTTGGGGGATTATATTCCGATGACGAACCTGCTCGTCGCGATGCCGGTTTTTCTATTTTCTATATGGGTATCAATATTGGGGCATTTATTGCTCCTCTTGCAACCGGCTGGTTGGGAGAAAGTATCAACTGGCATTATGGATTTGGCCTTGCCGGAGTTGGAATGGTACTTGGGCTCATTCAGTATAAACTCACAGAAAATTATTTAGGAGATATTGGCTTACACCCGGAACAACTGGATGATCCTGTAAAACAGGCTAACCGCCATTCCCGTATTAAAAATGCGCTTTGGGGTATTGGTGCTGCTTTAACAATCTTAGTTGGCTTGGTGATGGGCGGAGTGATTACCATCGATCCCGTAGCTATTGCTGATGCTTCCGGTATCGTTATTTTTGGATTAGTTATCGCTTATTTCGTTTATGTTTTTGTGGCAGAGGAGCTCACAAAAGACCAACAAAAGAAAATTGGTGTTATTGCTCTCCTTTTTATCTTTTCCGCAATTTTTTGGTCCGGTTTTGAACAAGCCGGTTCTTCACTGAACCTTTTTGCCGAGCGTTATACCGACCGGTTAATGTTTGGGTGGGAAATGCCCGCAAGCTGGCTTCAATCTGTTAATGCCTTTTTCATTATCACACTGGCCCCTGTTTTTGGATGGCTTTGGGTATGGTTGGCAAAACGAACTTTGGAACCTTCTACACCGGTTAAATTTGCATTAGGGTTAATCTTCCTCGGAATTGGATTTTTAGTGATGATGGTCGCTTCCTACTATGTAGTTGATGGCAATCAGGTGTTACCAACATGGCTGATCATGACCTACCTCTTTCACACTATTGGTGAGCTTTGCTTGAGCCCGGTTGGATTGAGTGCTGTAACCAAACTGGCCCCTAAAAAACTGGTTGGACAAATGATGGGTATTTGGTTTATGTCTATCGCCTTTGGAAACCTGATCGCCGGACGTGTTGCCGGTCAGTTTAATCAGGAAGATATAGCAGCAGACCCCGCTTTACTGCCAGATCTGTTTTGGATCATTGTGATCACAACTGTAGGCGGCGGACTTGTAATGCTGTTATTGAGTAAGCCTATTCGTAAACTGATGGGGAATGTGCGTTAA
- a CDS encoding DUF456 domain-containing protein encodes MEILWIILGAAFIIAGLIGAFLPVVPGLPFSYIGLLILQLLYTPFSISFMLVWLVIVILLGFVLDNVIPAWATKKSGGSPFAVTGSVIGLVVGLFFPPIGFVIGPLLGAFAGEIIAGQKSDRALKSALGAFAGFMAATGLKVMAAGVMAFYYFSNL; translated from the coding sequence ATGGAAATTTTATGGATTATATTAGGTGCTGCATTTATCATAGCCGGACTCATTGGAGCTTTTCTTCCTGTAGTTCCCGGCTTGCCGTTCAGTTATATCGGTTTGCTCATACTTCAATTACTTTATACCCCGTTTTCAATTTCATTTATGTTGGTTTGGCTGGTTATCGTAATTCTTTTGGGATTTGTGCTGGATAATGTGATTCCGGCCTGGGCTACTAAAAAATCAGGCGGCTCCCCATTTGCGGTAACGGGAAGTGTTATTGGATTGGTTGTAGGACTCTTTTTCCCGCCCATCGGGTTTGTGATTGGACCATTGTTAGGAGCTTTTGCAGGTGAAATTATAGCGGGACAGAAATCTGATCGTGCTTTGAAATCAGCTTTGGGGGCTTTTGCGGGCTTTATGGCTGCAACGGGACTTAAAGTGATGGCAGCTGGGGTTATGGCGTTTTATTATTTTTCAAATCTTTAA
- a CDS encoding amidohydrolase encodes MRIITVLGFLLLAVPVTAQEAIENPNKKAVVASVENQSNSLIELSDEIWSHAEIAFKEDHSSEALASYAESRGFRVTRGVGEIPTAFVAEYGSGEPVIGILGEFDALPGLSQKAVPYKSPLVEGAGGHGCGHNLFGVASLGAAVSIKELIEKGEFEGTIRFYGTPAEEKFFGKLWMIRAGLFDDVDVVMDWHPGAETKANVQSSLALVDFLVEFEGQAAHASSDPWNGRSASDALELYTDGINMYREHIKPTVRIHYHIQDAGKVVNVVPDYAKIWTRVRDTRREGMEKVWKQVERIAEGASIMANVDYKITLISGIHEILVNRTGGAALQKNLEALGTITYTEEEENFARKIQEATNSEVVGLDMEINPLEETEEHPSGGSTDVGDVSFVAPTIRLSATVAPKGTPWHSWAVVATSGMSIGHKGMQYAAKALAMTMVDLFEQPELVEEVKAEFRERKGDYVYEGMVPPGPPPLDFDQD; translated from the coding sequence ATGAGAATAATTACCGTCCTGGGGTTCCTTTTGCTGGCAGTTCCGGTTACTGCACAAGAGGCTATCGAAAACCCCAACAAAAAAGCCGTTGTAGCCTCCGTTGAGAATCAATCAAATTCCCTGATTGAACTGAGTGATGAAATCTGGTCACATGCTGAAATTGCTTTTAAAGAAGATCATTCTTCAGAAGCGTTGGCATCGTATGCTGAAAGCCGTGGATTTCGCGTAACCCGGGGGGTAGGTGAAATACCGACTGCGTTCGTAGCGGAATACGGAAGCGGAGAACCTGTGATTGGTATTCTGGGTGAATTTGATGCGCTTCCCGGGTTATCTCAGAAGGCGGTTCCGTATAAAAGTCCCCTTGTTGAAGGTGCCGGTGGACATGGTTGCGGTCATAATTTATTTGGAGTGGCATCGCTTGGTGCTGCCGTGAGTATAAAAGAGCTAATCGAAAAAGGAGAGTTTGAAGGGACGATCCGATTTTATGGAACTCCCGCCGAAGAGAAGTTTTTTGGAAAACTTTGGATGATTCGTGCAGGATTGTTTGATGATGTGGATGTAGTGATGGATTGGCATCCCGGTGCGGAAACAAAAGCCAATGTGCAAAGCAGCTTGGCCCTGGTTGATTTCCTGGTAGAGTTTGAAGGTCAGGCAGCCCATGCTTCTTCTGATCCCTGGAATGGACGAAGCGCTTCGGATGCCCTGGAACTTTATACCGACGGTATTAACATGTATCGGGAGCATATAAAACCCACGGTTCGCATTCACTATCATATACAAGATGCAGGAAAAGTGGTGAATGTAGTTCCTGATTATGCCAAAATATGGACCCGGGTGCGGGATACTCGACGGGAAGGCATGGAGAAAGTATGGAAGCAAGTAGAACGGATAGCTGAAGGCGCTTCCATAATGGCTAATGTGGACTATAAGATCACATTGATTTCGGGGATACATGAGATATTGGTGAACCGAACAGGCGGTGCGGCTTTACAGAAAAACCTGGAAGCATTGGGAACCATTACCTATACCGAGGAAGAAGAAAATTTTGCCCGGAAAATTCAGGAAGCAACGAACAGTGAAGTGGTAGGGTTGGATATGGAGATTAATCCGCTGGAGGAAACAGAAGAACATCCCTCCGGCGGATCTACAGATGTGGGGGATGTCAGTTTTGTGGCTCCAACCATTCGCTTGAGTGCAACGGTTGCTCCTAAGGGAACTCCGTGGCATTCCTGGGCTGTAGTAGCCACAAGCGGGATGTCTATCGGCCATAAAGGAATGCAATATGCAGCCAAAGCCTTAGCCATGACCATGGTTGATTTATTCGAGCAACCTGAATTGGTTGAAGAAGTAAAAGCTGAATTCAGGGAGCGCAAAGGCGATTATGTATATGAAGGGATGGTACCGCCCGGCCCGCCACCACTGGATTTTGATCAGGACTAA
- a CDS encoding MFS transporter, whose translation MNKQIPRHILPVIVFSQFAGTSLWFAGNAVVPDLVRELGLLGPTIGYITMAVQAGFIVGTLVFAILNVADRISPVKVFLACSFLGAIFNALTTLAGDFTEIILARFFTGFFLAGIYPVGMKIASDWHEKGLGKALGYLVGALVVGTAFPHFLKYAGGDLPWRFVLHSTSVVSFSGGLLLYLTVPDGPYKGKTGAFKPSALFTLFKNKNFRSAAFGYFGHMWELYTFWAFVPVMLAYYVYHSDIILNIPLWSFIIIGIGGASCAVGGHFSLKWGSKKVAYNSLLISGLCCLLIPFLFQAPAWIFVLFLLTWGIFVIPDSPQFSAMVAGSADRSYVATGLTIVNSIGFAITILSIQLVNFSWISFDNPGVFWIMLFGPLIGLLALRNFKTES comes from the coding sequence ATGAATAAACAAATTCCACGGCATATTTTACCGGTTATTGTATTCTCTCAATTTGCGGGAACCTCTCTTTGGTTTGCCGGCAATGCGGTAGTGCCTGACCTTGTCCGGGAACTTGGCTTGCTTGGACCAACCATCGGCTATATTACAATGGCTGTTCAGGCAGGGTTTATAGTCGGAACGCTTGTTTTTGCCATTCTTAATGTGGCCGATCGTATTTCCCCGGTAAAGGTGTTTTTAGCTTGTTCTTTTCTGGGGGCTATTTTTAATGCATTGACTACTTTGGCGGGAGATTTCACAGAGATAATATTGGCTCGTTTTTTTACCGGTTTTTTTCTCGCCGGAATCTATCCGGTAGGAATGAAGATCGCCTCCGATTGGCATGAAAAAGGACTGGGAAAAGCCCTTGGGTATTTGGTTGGAGCGTTAGTTGTGGGCACGGCTTTTCCTCACTTTTTAAAATATGCCGGCGGTGACTTACCCTGGCGGTTTGTATTACATAGTACTTCTGTTGTCAGTTTTTCCGGGGGACTTCTGCTTTATCTTACGGTACCGGATGGACCGTATAAAGGCAAAACCGGGGCTTTTAAACCTTCGGCTTTATTCACGTTGTTTAAAAACAAAAATTTTCGGTCAGCGGCATTCGGATATTTTGGTCATATGTGGGAGTTGTACACTTTCTGGGCGTTTGTTCCTGTGATGTTGGCCTATTATGTCTACCATTCAGATATCATTCTGAATATTCCATTGTGGTCGTTTATCATAATCGGAATTGGGGGAGCAAGTTGTGCTGTAGGCGGACATTTTTCGTTAAAATGGGGAAGTAAAAAAGTAGCATATAATTCACTGCTGATATCAGGATTATGTTGTCTGTTAATTCCATTTTTATTTCAGGCTCCGGCTTGGATTTTTGTGTTATTCTTGTTGACCTGGGGTATTTTTGTAATTCCGGATTCCCCGCAATTTTCAGCCATGGTAGCCGGTTCTGCAGATCGTTCGTATGTAGCTACCGGTCTCACTATTGTAAATAGCATTGGTTTTGCGATTACCATTCTAAGTATTCAACTGGTGAATTTTTCATGGATTTCATTTGACAATCCCGGTGTTTTCTGGATAATGCTATTTGGCCCATTGATTGGGTTACTTGCATTACGAAATTTTAAAACCGAGAGCTAA